The Coccidioides posadasii str. Silveira chromosome 3, complete sequence genome contains a region encoding:
- a CDS encoding uncharacterized protein (EggNog:ENOG410PP1R~COG:S), with protein MRVKNKKDRLWTEITKDLVAKKAIEKAGYDYEETEDIYYVFSYLRYDDVAHLVRISEDCRRAQRERIRDFQTERAVKSQPPALPATTQHPTTVLVDRTTREVEEEFYSDDDVITGPGRRGYRGRKW; from the exons ATGAGGGTCAAGAACAAGAAGGATAGGCTTTGGACAGAGATAACGAAGGATTTGGTTGCCAAAAAGGCAATTGAGAAGGCAGGCTATGACTACGAAGAGACGGAAGATATCTACTACGTCTTTTCTTATTTACGATAT GATGATGTTGCCCACCTTGTTCGAATCTCAGAAGATTGTAGACGTGCTCAGCGTGAACGGATTCGAGATTTCCAAACCGAGCGTGCTGTGAAATCTCAACCACCAGCTCTCCCGGCCACCACTCAACATCCGACAACAGTGCTGGTGGATCGAACAACAAGGGAAGTAGAGGAGGAATTCTACTCGGACGATGACGTGATAACCGGGCCTGGTCGGAGAGGTTACCGGGGCCGTAAGTGGTGA
- a CDS encoding uncharacterized protein (EggNog:ENOG410PI9D~COG:K), whose translation MTNADICTVCRIREPNNARQDKPKRRLHIETAAELKRTGCQDERTAVVSVKWPISEIWLLPNELSRHASDVAGEKSAAGVKGPIARTVSATDTNGHDELRNRVSQLESLVSKLVAHCGGLAAVSSTNTPPESETLPSGSRDVSEGVISDLGDLLIIDSEPRHMVGSYWRKLAAQHRDLELHLEGHDQDDGVDATCETTTPGLTPSFLFAPPDPNFQPRDCLPEFQGAERLYAIFRSRVDPITRIIHKPTFETDMRAYYFNPAKLGTSPSESQQEDWKNTRTAAAFEALLFAVFYGALNSLSEEEFLQFSQVNNYVGDLNDDVLRSIVQDERQTKHSYLRIFSFALEQSLLRSQILEKPTLNSVTACCLFLFVSCAEADVPSLYALTGVLMRVSRTLALHMDPEALVLIAGKNRRQGNHTPAIMGPIDVERRRRLWHLILHLDLMVSEAHGVDPEPLPLESWPKNVGTALPTNLDDTEIFAGNALLDQSPELAEDRGRVTEMTMQLVRFNTSLCLRRLTSLKVEDIRAESKDAQSTVAPRMEAIIEEMVQRNEKSHLRYCIKDEGFQKYTLVLGKLTEYKVRLLFYHRFLKETEPSRDDRSWNSARQQAMSSAVNLINMYQTALADPLVHQFEWHTRRHSQFHAMLHILNELSTTDIAQLDTETQTLCMQAWAAIDNVAMEPARPSKSGTVEEKLWTFLQCLRTRVRARLSIGTVFDNNAMPESLSIPDLDMTNAFNALSAYQNMDFGSSMDFLDIF comes from the exons ATGACTAATGCAGACATCTGCACTGTCTGCAGGATACGAGAGCCGAACAATGCTCGACAAGATAAGCCAAAACGCCGCTTGCACATTGAAACCGCTGCAGAACTGAAGCGCACCGGCTGCCAGGACGAAAGAACAGCTGTTGTCAGTGTAAAATGGCCCATATCGGAGATATGGCTACTTCCAAACGAACTGTCACGTCATGCCTCAGATGTCGCCGGCGAAAAATCCGCTGCGGGCGTGAAAGGCCCCATTGCCAGAACTGTATCCGCTACGGATACGAAT GGCCATGATGAGCTTCGAAATAGAGTCAGCCAATTGGAGTCGTTAGTCTCCAAGCTGGTGGCCCATTGCGGCGGCCTGGCTGCCGTTTCTTCTACTAATACTCCACCAGAATCCGAGACGCTTCCATCGGGTTCAAGAGATGTGTCCGAAGGCGTCATTTCGGACTTGGGAGACTTGCTCATCATAGATAGCGAACCCAGGCACATGGTGGGTTCCTATTGGAGAAAATTGGCAGCTCAG CATAGGGACTTGGAACTTCATTTAGAAGGCCATGACCAAGATGACGGTGTCGATGCAACGTGCGAAACCACGACCCCCGGGTTAACTCCgtctttcttgtttgcaCCGCCAGATCCAAACTTCCAACCACGCGATTGCCTTCCGGAATTTCAAGGAGCAGAGAGGTTGTACGCAATTTTTCGCAGTCGAGTTGACCCCATCACTCGTATAATCCATAAACCTACGTTTGAGACGGATATGAGGGCGTATTACTTCAATCCCGCAAAACTCGGAACATCCCCCAGTGAATCTCAACAAGAAGATTGGAAGAATACCAGGACAGCAGCTGCATTTGAGGCCCTTCTCTTCGCAGTGTTTTATGGTGCTCTGAACAGTCTATCGGAGGAAGAATTCTTGCAGTTTTCCCAAGTCAATAACTATGTTGGGGACTTGAATGACGATGTTCTCCGGTCAATAGTTCAGGACGAAAGGCAGACGAAACATTCATACTTGCGAATATTCTCTTTTGCATTGGAACAAAGTCTCTTGAGATCTCAAATCCTCGAGAAGCCGACTCTTAACTCAGTCACAGCGTGTTGCTTGTTTCTG TTTGTAAGCTGCGCGGAAGCCGATGTCCCGTCCCTATACGCTCTCACTGGTGTTCTCATGAGGGTTTCGCGCACCCTTGCACTCCACATGGATCCTGAAGCATTGGTTCTTATAGCAGGGAAAAACAGACGGCAAGGAAATCATACCCCGGCCATTATGGGGCCTATTGATGTTGAGAGGCGCCGACGGCTTTGGCATCTAATTTTGCA TCTAGATTTGATGGTTAGCGAAGCACATGGTGTCGATCCGGAACCACTTCCTCTAGAATCTTGGCCAAAAAACGTCGGGACTGCCTTGCCGACAAATCTTGATGACACGGAGATTTTTGCAGGGAACGCTTTGTTGGATCAAAGTCCCGAATTAGCTGAAGACCGTGGACGAGTGACTGAAATGACTATGCAGCTTGTTCGCTTCAATACGTCATTATGCCTCCGACGTCTGACCTCTCTAAAGGTGGAAGATATCCGGGCAGAAAGCAAAGATGCGCAGAGCACCGTTGCCCCTCGCATGGAAGCCATTATTGAAGAGATGGTGCAGCGCAATGAGAAATCCCATCTACGCTATTGCATTAAAGATGAAGGATTCCAAAAATACACACTGGTGCTTGGAAAATTAACTGAATACAAAGTTCGGCTCTTATTCTATCACCGATTCCTGAAAGAAACCGAACCATCAAGGGACGATCGTTCCTGGAATTCAGCGCGCCAACA GGCCATGAGTTCGGCAGTTAATCTGATTAATATGTACCAAACTGCCCTCGCTGATCCCCTTGTCCACCAGTTCGAGTGGCATACGCGCAGGCATTCGCAATTCCATGCTATGCTGCATATCCTCAATGAACTCTCGACTACTGACATTGCACAGCTTGACACTGAGACCCAAACATTGTGCATGCAGGCATGGGCTGCAATTGATAACGTCGCAATGGAACCAGCTCGCCCCTCCAAAAGTGGCACCGTTGAGGAAAAGCTTTGGACATTCCTACAGTGTCTAAGAACTCGAGTTCGAGCCCGCCTATCTATTGGCACGGTGTTCGACAACAACGCTATGCCTGAGTCTTTGTCGATTCCCGACTTGGACATGACAAATGCATTCAATGCTTTGTCAGCATATCAAAACATGGATTTCGGAAGTAGCatggattttcttgatatttttTAA
- a CDS encoding uncharacterized protein (EggNog:ENOG410PG8F~COG:Q), translating into MEARKTGKSCPAEVMYQGVEAGELTLDTYMQSLDEILFTNIDVTSAMMGYALISVAKNLEVQESLRSEILTVGKSAAEIAEYTRKEDTILHKTYLEVLRNNPPTWYSLPELTAIDKRIGGYLIPAGTAVVLDLQRLNKDSPVWQPDGSEFRPGRWDSISAVAARYSLHGYGMGPRKCLGKNFANIIIKLLLVATLEEFTLSAGTDETKLRKDRFTRTPDDVVSFQLRRSGSK; encoded by the exons ATGGAGGCAAGAAAG ACCGGGAAATCTTGTCCTGCTGAAGTTATGTATCAAGGAGTGGAAGCTGGGGAGCTCACATTGGACACA TATATGCAATCATTGGACGAAATCCTTTTCACAAATATTGATGTGACCTCGGCCATGATGGGCTACGCATTGATCAGCGTTGCGAAAAATTTGGAGGTCCAAGAGTCCCTTCGTTCCGAGATATTGACTGTCGGCAAAAGTGCCGCAGAGATTGCTGAGTATACGCGAAAAGAAGATACGATACTTCACAAGACATACTTGGAAGTACTCCGAAATAACCCCCCAACAT GGTACTCCCTCCCCGAGCTTACGGCTATAGATAAGCGAATTGGGGGCTATCTAATTCCCGCCGGAACCGCTGTTGTGTTAGATCTTCAACGACTGAACAAAGATTCACCCGTGTGGCAACCGGACGGTAGCGAATTCCGTCCTGGACGCTGGGACTCGATTTCAGCAGTCGCAGCGCGGTACAGTCTCCACGGCTATGGCATGGGACCCCGGAAGTGTTTAGGCAAGAACTTTGCCAACATAATCATTAAGCTTCTTCTAGTCGCAACACTGGAAGAGTTCACGCTTAGCGCGGGAACCGACGAGACCAAGCTGAGAAAAGATAGGTTCACTCGTACGCCAGATGATGTGGTCTCATTTCAGCTGCGAAGGAGTGGATCTAAGTGA
- a CDS encoding uncharacterized protein (EggNog:ENOG410PG8F~COG:Q), whose product MAGDTRFRRFLNGKDMSEEGSVKFGQDPFMVKNGRRMELVISTPEQVTDFLAKDKTDHMKRSDCNLGDYFVRTLGSCVGVKSGEKWRTARHHLEPHFSFPTAASMLSNCREMILNWAQNLADDPMVTSKTRNGFDFDAVSTCRQLPFRMIALALYKDMLTEDMFENYGH is encoded by the exons ATGGCTGGGGACACGAGATTTCGCAGGTTCCTCAATGG CAAAGATATGTCCGAAGAGGGTTCCGTCAAGTTCGGACAGGACCCATTTATGGTGAAGAATGGAAGGAGGATGGAGCTAGTTATCTCAACCCCAGAGCAGGTTACAGATTTTCTTGCTAAAGATAAAACGG ACCATATGAAGCGGTCTGATTGCAACTTGGGGGACTATTTTGTACG GACATTGGGTAGCTGTGTCGGTGTAAAGAGCGGAGAGAAGTGGAGGACTGCTCGGCACCATCTGGAACCCCATTTCTCCTTCCCCACGGCGGCATCGATGCTCTCAAATTGTCGTGAGATGATTCTCAACTGGGCTCAAAACCTAGCCGATGATCCCATGGTTACTTCAAAAACGAGAAATGGTTTCGATTTTGATGCTGTTTCAACTTGTCGTCAGCTTCCGTTCCGGATGATTGCATTGGCACTGTACAAAGATATGCTCACTGAAGAT ATGTTTGAAAATTATGGGCATTGA
- a CDS encoding uncharacterized protein (EggNog:ENOG410PR5Q), whose product MATALFPVGKHSRLTTVTNHKACYVPSLLADMVCAASDARDALDLFLSLYNDDDGNVSTTGYMAFDAHVGDTSCQLRASMIMMLLQHLRKEPTNSLFRTMVSLLIGQLEDLIKMAKNTCRRLTKVGESPESLGLSKSGESRQSLLEKLGWQEPVMLGQDGFSSYIAELSQVSRKPTPLVGHESPQISWQFRRHNVTIGVTISMPGQKCPPYRSKSRPIAEKMTPGSPENWDPSNFSQVVRLIVYSYMLSKYKRFCRRTHVVGAELNPKLPLSVRDRLVSQDHDTTNRRFLLLTGPKRFEQDFASMQNWVGELSCSWLKLLASRFGDDKLPRLLEQTTRISPKGLTSIPNYIGFLALRQFWAQTIVPILIMEKRFCGLGNSLNGTYDDYMRIKSPAHVHDDDQCPDNFEHCQIIKAVNMDRIALAIFAEHKHYSFELTGEDGRIGEAEVVGKFVEEADPWLRGDWEKRKYEAFDLGTGFSLKTIMWQHVVLETVGRAAALMEANLETIPLGAPVSI is encoded by the exons ATGGCAACAGCACTCTTTCCCGTTGGAAAACATAGCAGACTCACCACGGTCACCAACCACAAGGCTTGTTATGTTCCGAGTCTCCTTGCCGACATGGTGTGCGCGGCCTCGGATGCAAGAGACGCACTGGATTTGTTCCTTTCTCTCTATAATGATGACGACGGAAATGTGTCCACCACGGGATATATGGCTTTCGACGCGCATGTGGGAGACACTTCATGCCAACTCCGTGCTTCCATGATCATGATGCTCCTGCAACACCTTCGCAAGGAGCCCACGAACTCATTGTTTCGAACGATGGTGTCACTATTAATCGGACAACTCGAGGACCTCATAAAAATGGCGAAAAACACGTGCCGCAGGCTGACGAAAGTTGGCGAGAGCCCTGAATCTTTAGGATTAAGCAAGAGTGGGGAGAGTCGTCAATCGCTTTTGGAGAAATTGGGTTGGCAAGAGCCGGTGATGTTAGGGCAGGACGGATTCAGCTCGTACATCGCTGAGTTATCCCAAGTTTCGAGAAAACCAACGCCGTTAGTCGGACACGAGAGCCCTCAGATTTCGTGGCAGTTTCGCCGGCACAATGTCACAATCGGTGTCACCATATCTATGCCAGGACAAAAATGTCCGCCATACCGTTCAAAAAGCCGTCCCATTGCGGAAAAGATGACACCCGGCTCCCCCGAAAACTGGGATCCTTCGAACTTCTCCCAGGTGGTACGCCTGATCGTTTACAGCTATATGCTGTCTAAATACAAGCGGTTCTGTCGACGTACGCACGTTGTGGGTGCGGAGTTGAACCCCAAACTACCTCTGTCCGTGAGAGATCGACTCGTCTCACAGGATCATGACACGACAAATCGAAGGTTCCTTCTTCTGACGGGACCTAAACGAtttgaacaagattttgcGTCGATGCAGAACTGGGTTGGCGAACTTAGCTGTTCATGGCTAAAACTGTTAGCCAGCAGGTTTGGAGATGACAAGCTGCCAAG ATTGTTGGAGCAAACGACAAGGATCAGCCCCAAAGGCTTGACTTCGATTCCCAACTATATCGGATTCCTAGCTCTCCGGCAGTTCTGGGCCCAGACGATAGTCCCAATTCTAATCATGGAGAAGCGATTTTGTGGATTAG GGAATAGCCTGAATGGTACCTACGATGACTATATGAGAATTAAGTCTCCGGCTCATGTCCATGATGATGATCAATGCCCAGATAACTTCGAGCATTGTCAAATAATCAAGGCCGTGAATATGGATCGAATCGCGTTAGCAATATTTGCCGAGCATAAGCATTATTCGTTCGAGCTCACAGGTGAAGATGGCCGGATTGGGGAGGCGGAGGTTGTAGGAAAGTTCGTGGAGGAGGCAGATCCGTGGTTGAGAGGGGATTGGGAGAAGCGCAAGTATGAAGCATTCGATTTGGGCACCGGTTTCTCGCTGAAGACAATTATGTGGCAGCATGTAGTGCTTGAGACTGTTGGAAGAGCGGCGGCACTCATGGAAGCCAACCTGGAGACAATTCCCCTTGGGGCTCCAGTCTCCATTTGA
- a CDS encoding uncharacterized protein (EggNog:ENOG410JZM7~COG:G~TransMembrane:12 (i46-74o86-109i121-141o147-168i175-194o206-229i250-272o284-303i315-336o342-368i380-399o411-434i)) — protein sequence MATAMDVGQEEKQVGSPISETNSASESTESPPEAPKYVPPNGGIRAWLCVLGGFCCQFCSFGFLNACGIFQLYYETDILSNHTSSAISWIVTIQIFLMFSLGPIVGVLVDILGPRKLIFPASILALFGIFMLSLCNKYWQIMLAQGIVYGIGAAATFLPPLIAVGQWFSTKRGLATGLVASGSSLGGIIFPIVVSRLIAQVGFASALRWTGLLMACVLVIGNLCISGPIPPKGKSDRKLAGAKAFKSLAWILYSSGCFLMMWGLFAPINYLPLMALKAGASKMLSTYTISIANAASFFGRIIPGAISDRVGQLNVMISVAFLSGISILAFWLPVYFHPTNAAIIAFGVVYGMASGGFVSLMSPCVVTLCDGKSEELGPKLGAFMFVIAIASLTGLPISGAIKDASHNKSDFQGLICFSGVVMIVGGFLVSMARIRKGGMKMVKI from the exons ATGGCAACCGCAATGGATGTGGGCCAGGAGGAGAAACAGGTCGGCTCCCCGATCAGCGAAACAAACTCCGCTTCCGAGAGCACGGAATCACCACCAGAGGCTCCCAAGTATGTACCGCCAAACGGTGGAATTCGTGCCTGGCTGTGTGTCCTGGGTGGATTCTGCTGTCAGTTCTGTTCATTTGGGTTTTTGAATGC ATGCGGGATCTTTCAACTCTACTACGAAACGGATATTCTGTCCAATCATACATCGTCAGCAATATCATGGATTGTCACCATTCAGATCTTCTTGATGTTTTCTCTTGGCCCCATCGTGGGGGTGCTCGTTGATATTTTGGGACCGAGGAAATTGATCTTTCCTGCGTCGATTCTCGCTCTCTTTGGCATATTTATGCTCAGCTTGTGCAACAAGTATTGGCAGATTATGCTTGCGCAGGGAATTGTTTACGGTATTGGTGCGGCGGCGACATTCCTACCGCCACTAATCGCTGTTGGGCAATGGTTCTCCACGAAACGAGGACTAGCAACGGGTCTGGTTGCGAGTGGAAGCAGCCTTG GAGGTATCATCTTCCCTATCGTGGTTTCAAGATTGATAGCCCAAGTGGGATTCGCTTCCGCTCTTCGCTGGACTGGATTGCTCATGGCATGTGTATTGGTCATTGGAAACCTCTGCATTTCCGGTCCGATTCCACCCAAAGGCAAATCGGATCGAAAATTAGCAGGGGCGAAGGCTTTTAAAAGCTTAGCATGGATCCTATATTCCTCGGGCTGCTTTTTGATGAT GTGGGGATTGTTCGCGCCCATCAATTACTTACCTCTGATGGCACTCAAGGCCGGAGCTTCGAAGATGCTGTCAACGTACACGATCTCCATCGCCAA TGCAGCATCATTCTTCGGGAGAATTATCCCGGGTGCTATTTCTGATCGCGTGGGCCAGCTAAACGTGATGATCTCAGTTGCGTTCCTATCAGGCATTTCCATCCTCGCATTCTGGCTCCCGGTATATTTCCACCCGACGAACGCGGCAATCATCGCCTTTGGCGTTGTTTACGGTATGGCCAGTGGGGGGTTTGTCAGCCTCATGTCGCCGTGTGTGGTGACGCTCTGTGACGGTAAATCCGAAGAGCTGGGCCCCAAACTGGGTGCATTCATGTTTGTGATTGCAATAGC GTCGTTGACAGGATTACCCATCAGCGGTGCGATCAAGGATGCCTCGCATAACAAGTCCGACTTCCAGGGCTTGATATGCTTTTCAGGGGTAGTGATGATTGTAGGGGGTTTCCTCGTCAGCATGGCGAGAATTCGCAAGGGGGGAATGAAGATGGTCAAAATATAG